Part of the Etheostoma cragini isolate CJK2018 chromosome 8, CSU_Ecrag_1.0, whole genome shotgun sequence genome, ACGTTGACGCTCCCTTTGCACGCTGGTCAAAAGATCAGGTGTGTGACTGGCTGCAGGGGCAGGGTCTCGGTCTTTATGTGAACATGGCTCGTTTGTGGATCTCCTCTGGACAGACTCTGCTACAGGCCTCCCAACAGGACCTGGAGAGGGTGAGATGAAGGAGAAGAATGTAATCTGTTTAGCAAACTTGAAGTTACTGCCGTATATAAAACCTTTgggatgtttgtgtgtaatcCTTACTTGTTTTCCTGTGGATGTGTAGGAGCTGGGCGTCAAACACCCACTCCACAGAAAGAAGCTGCAGCTGGCCCTGCAGGCCCTCGGCTCAGAGGAGGACAATAGTAAGGGAAAGCTGGACTACAACTGGGTGACGAGTGAGTACCAGCTGCCAGTCCTAGACCTGAACCAAGTTATAGACTCTCTACTGGTCAAAGGAAACCTGCAGCcagtttgttttgctttgtttactTCTTCTTTAACAACTTTTATGGTGTGTtcacactaaacacaaagtgaaTTTTTCATGTGATGTTATTACACACAAAGACGCAAATGATGCAAATTGGCATCCTTTTGATTCGCTTATTGCAATCAAAAAACAGCTAAATCAGTTTATTTTGGGTTCAAACCACTGTAATAACAGCAGTATTTAAAGCTCTGCACCGGCGGATGATGTTATGAACCCAGACATGACGGCATTGCTTTCCCCAACGGATCTGGGACTTCCACAACAGATAAAAAGCAGCAATAGTTGTTATTTTGGTCATTGTTGATGATGGAAGGAAATGGTGGCGAGAAACGTTACTGCAAACTCGCGAATTATCACGCTTGATTACTTTGAATTATATTTGACAGTCAACTTTACTGCCTCCGTATGacactttgctttttttccattccTCTCAGGATGGCTGGATGACATCGGCCTGCCTCAGTATAAGACCCAGTTTGATGAGGGTAGGGTGGACGGCCGCATGCTGCACTACATGACAGTGGTAAGTGTTTTCTCTGTCCGCATATAGAATCAGATGAGCTGGACTGAGGCCCTTACTACGAAGCAAGATCAACATTCCctggatttatttcagttaaccGGCTTCACCTAACTTAAGAACCACGGTCCCACACAAACTGTGTCACGACAGCggttaacaactagttcaatcaacccagTGTTTCCCAATCCAGCAACAATAAAATAGGCGttgttgttctctctctctctctctctctctctctctctctcgcacacagaTTTGATTGGTTAGTAGGCGGGGCTTCTACATTGGTTGATCTTtaatctccaacataacctgCTCCCGAGCAGCAGTTTAACCCAGTGATCCACCTTCGTGATACACAAAACCATGCCATGCCAATGCCAAGTCTTGCTTCATAGCACAGGCCTCTGGTCTCACCCTTAATATTTGGGACCGTGCTCACCACAGAATCTCTGCCTTTGTTCAAACTGATTTTAAACTTTACAGAGGCTTTTTTGCCAAGGAATGTTCATTTTTACCGCAAAAGTCTGTTTATGTGCTATTAATTGTAAGTCACAGCTTCAACTAAactttgctttttattgtttgaatTTTACAGTAAGTCATTGATGTCTTAACTTTGTCCCTCAGGATGACCTGCTTTCCCTGAAAGTAGGGAGTGTCCTGCACCACCTCAGTATCAAGAGAGCTATCCAAGTGCTCCGACTCAACAACTATGAGCCCAACTGCTTGCGTCGTAGGCCATCTGATGAGGTGCTTTCACTTTAACATCACATGAGAAATAAGCAACCTGTTCTGCTGTTGAACTAACTTATTTATAACGTACAGCTGCACGTTAACATACCCtgtttcaaatatgttttttttgtggctttattCCCACAGAACAATATTTCTCCAGCAGAGATTTCCCAGTGGACCAACCATAGGGTGATGGAGTGGCTGCGTTCTGCAGACCTCGCCGAATACGCTCCCAACCTAAGAGGCAGCGGTGTGCACGGAGGCCTGATGGTGCGACAGTCAAGCATTCGGTCTTCCTGTGAAACTGAGATTCTCTCCCAAACGTATCCACTCCTAATACATCTCCTCTCCCTTCAGGTCCTAGAGCCACGATTCAATGTGGAGACCATGGCTTTGCTGCTGAACATCCCCCCCAACAAGACGCTGCTGCGCCGCCACCTCGCCACACATTTCAACCTGCTCATTGGCTCGGAGGCCCAGCAGCTCAAACAGGAGTGTCTTGAAAACCCAGACTACACTCTGCTTACTGCCACCACTAAGGTCAAGGTAACGCAAGACTTCTTAAGGATACTCTGTCACTGCTTCAAAGTTGCACTGCTAGTTCTTCTCTTACCAGGGTAATGAATAGCCAACAAAATCACAACTTTAGATTTAAAATAATGATACGGAttttaacatttctgaaatgtacATTCTTATAAAAGACAGCCAAGACTTAACAAGCTAGAATGCAACTATTCTGACTCTTTAAACTCTTAACAACTTTTGATTAGTAACCCCTTAaaagtttatttacattaaatgtacAATTGTGTAGTCACAAAGACTTGGTGTTAAGTTActgaaaagttttaaaaattaaattgaaaaagggGACTCGGACAGATGTGTGCCTTTGTTTTGCATATCTAAATGCAGCAATATGAagattttcttctctcttctcgtTCATACCAGCCAAGGAAACTGTCATTTGGTAACTTTGGCAGTCTGAGGAAGAAAAAGCAGGACGAGAGCGAGGAGTACGTGTGTCCGATGGATGTGGAGATGCCAAAGGGACGAAGCTTTCAGAAAGGCTTCGAGCTCCAGATCTACGAGCATGACCTTGACAGGCTGGAACAGGTGAGTCTGTTCTTCAAAGATTCCAATTGATGATCTTAAAGCAATGAAAACCTGAACAATTACATATGCAGTATATCTGAGTCTATGTGTGTCAAAGGAATAtattatgggggggggggggggttttaattttttattgtgtgcACTTTGTCATCAGTGTTTGATGTGAggtcacattttcacaaaatatttactctGTAGAAGCGTCTGGACAACTTTGGTTTCTGTGCTCTATTGGAGGTCTCAGGTTGAGTTTGAAACCTGCTTCTTGTTTGACAGATGGATGACTCTGAGGGAACTGTGCGACAGATCGGAGCTTTCTCTGAGGGTATTCAAAACCTGACGGTAAGAATCTAAACATTGTCCAGGACACATGACACGTTCTACTCATTGGGAACTGTTGTTTAATgagcttgtttttttgcattttgcctTTTACCAGAGCATGCTGAAGGATGATGAATTTTTTAAAGAGGCTTCATATTCACCAAACCCCAGTGTAACAGATGAGGACTCCAATGCATGAGACTGCCAGCACCATGAGACCTGGTCCTGCTGTGAATGAACCTATTTGCCAACCCTCTCCACTAGCACACAGACTTGTCCCAACAGATGCTCAAGAATGCtcccacatttctttttttcattacattcaaAGATGAGCCTAAAGCATTACAGTctcattctttgtttttccaattttcaACGATGGAGCCGTGACAGCCTTCAGTCCAGTAGCCACTATCACTCCGGAATTGGTCGACTGATTACAGCGGGAACATTTAGGGCAATACCACTGCTTGGCTGCCAGCTGGTTTCTGGAGATATTTTGTACTCAGTTGTGTACTGGCATCATTCTATGATAGAAGTGTCAACCAGCAGAAAAAAGACATCCAAAATATGCTAATAAAGATTTTAATATATGTCTTTTAAATTGCCTTCTAACTATAGAAatattggagagaaaaaagagatggACTTCATTCAGAAGGGATAAGCTGAGAAGATTTATCCCATTTTTAGAAGTTGGTATAAAGTTATAATCTGAAACAGCTGCTATGTTTTCTACAGAACTAAACCCTGCTAATTACATGggaatattcatatttttttacccTACACTGAACATTTTACAGGTTTTCACTTAACAGTAATATTCTTCACGTATATGCACCAATACATATCATACATTACAACTAAATAATATGATTGCGTGGTATTTAaattcaacacatttatttcctaagcatgttgtttatttattttattttttatttttattttttaccattcATTGATTTTTATTGGAACCCTGCTGGCtgacagttatttttgggaaagCATATTCAGACCGCTGAGATAAcataatgctgttttttttaaagatagtaATGTGATGATGCATCCCTCAACCATGCATGAGAGGTTAACTGTGTTgttaggttgttgtttttttacgttTATCTATTTCAAAGGTcaataaagttaaatcaaaTCATATTGGATTTTCCAAGTCTTTAACATGACAGAAGAAAATTATGGGAAAGTTTCTGATTTCACTGCtgaatgatggaaaaaaaagcaaactacATGTGTTCTAGAAACATGGCTGTTAAAAAGTCTATAATTGTGTGTGTACTGGAGATATATGCAATAAATTAAAGGCATATCAACTACGCTCTCCTAGATTTATATTATAACTCGACATTGATCATGCTGACTGTTTGTTTTGGAGAAATCCGCACTGCAAGATAAGTACATATTTAACACggctcatttaaaatatcagctCAGAGGTAACTCAAATTTCAAAGCAACATCTTTCCTTTGTGGCAATTTAATTAAGTACAAATGTATTGGGAATATCCAGCATGAAAGTGTGATAACCAAAAATAATAAAGCTCCTGAAACTAGATTTTAACTCCAGTCTCGTTCATAAAGTTAGCTAGTAATTACTAAGAATTGAACACAAGATTGGAAATAATATAGGCTAGTGCAAAGCTTTAAGGGCACTGACCTAAATTCTATTAATGTCTGTTGCGCTGCCTTTTTCTGTCACTGttgtatactttttttatttgctgtttttaaaattcttACATATCCCTGTATGCtctccttgagtgccaagaatgGCGGCTTCAAATGAAATATATTAATAtcattattagtagtagtatattAAACAGAATAGGGGCCTGCTGTCTtttatttgatgcatttttagAAACAGAGAGTCCAATTTTGAGCACaagtaacaaaattaaaattaaatattttcttctgtgtgtttacagcttCACATCATGTCAGTCATTGGGCCATAGTGTGGccatatatttttacatttgcatataCTCTGCATATGCTTCCATTTTTATACCAACTTGGTGTGTGTCCCTTCACGTGACGTGGGCCTTTATATTCATTGTGGAGTCTTAAATTGTATGAGCTCGCAGTGCAGAGGCAGATTCCTGTTTATTGGTAACAAAATTAAGATGTGATGTGTGACCAAAAGACTCTCATATGCATTCTGCAGTCAGATCGGCACACGCTTTATGTGCAATACCTCTGTAAGACAGCAGTGTAAAACAATCATAAACATGTACTGAAATGCATTTGAAATTGTGATCACTGCATCACCATCGGCGCATTTGAAGAAGGGCATCAAATCAATGAGGCAGAGCGCCCTCTGCTGGCTACGCAATGTAAGCACGCGAACATCAGAGCGTTTCTTCAGATTTGCCCATGCGCAGTTAATGGACATGGTCCAGCGCGTGCAGGATATGTAGTCCGGGTGGAGACTGCGCTAATTCACAGTGAAACAGACAAGAGAGCACTTTGCAGTTCGAGCTGAATGAGTGGAAACTTGTAAGAAGCATCATGCCTGCAAggtgtgtattttaaattttgatcaAACACTAATCTGAAAATGAATATCATCCCTGTAGACAAGTTTAGTTTGGCTTGTTGCAGTTTATAACGGTCTTTTATgactacaaaaacaacaacagcagattGTTTTTTCTTAGTGCTAGACAATTACATTATGTCAggataaagatgtttttttatttccattatttgacgaatttttttaaaacaaagtgtcaAATGTGTGATGTGCAGGTTCTGTGGAGTCCTTGTCCTTCTTAATGTGTTCCTAAGTGGACTGAATGCATCAAGGTAAAGTAGCCAATGAGGACATGTCTTATTGAGTTATGCTGTTTATTGAGTTTGCCAGTATTTGTCTCagctttgtgtatttttcctGCTTGACTTTGTGTAACAGACCAGCTGTAAACCAGGAACTATCCAATATTTTCAATGAGCTTTGGACGTTGGATGTGAATCGCATGACACCTGTGACAGACTACACAATCTCTGTTCAGGTATGGAGcacatttttattcacacataacacttatctgcttttttttttttttttttttttttttacaatgatttATTGTGTTTGAACTACAGGGTAGAGCCGGTTTTGTAAACCAGGGCAGCAATGTTGTACAAGATCACGCCTCTCAGCCTTTGTTCTCCAACGTAAACGAGAACAAACTGAAGAACATGACCACTGTCTCCCGTAAGTGTCTCTGTAACAGACCaaaattgtttttctctttctgagCCTAAAAATCCAGCTCATTTGAAGACTTCACTGTGATAAATGGGACTTCTGTTCCTGTAGGGTTCATGAAACTCCTGGACAACTATGAGCGATCCATAGGCGTGTCAGAACGAGTCACAGCAGAGGAGCAGACAGAGATTAATCTCTTCCTGGATGCCGTCTTAGAGACAGATGTCATGAAGGTACATTTGACATGTTACAACCAGTTGCATCtgacaagccaacagtttggtaaCTATTACATAACATGCTATTGCATGTTGTTTTCCcacattttgtggttttaagaCTGCAGCTGAACTCCAGAGggagtgttgtcttttcctcaCTGCAGCACTGAACACATTACTCCCGGATGTTAGAGAGGAAAAACATCTGCGTGCAGCTGTGTAAAAGTGTGAAAGGTCTCCCAAATGGGAGCAGTCAGGGGAAAGATGTGGGAATGCCTTACTTGTTGTGTTTGGAAGACATGCATGTTTGTTAGATGGACCTGGTGGGTGTAGTTGACTTTAGCACTACAGTCTTCTCCAGAGGACAATGGTACACTTTGGTTCCATCTGTTAATCAAGCTTGTATGATATAGGAGCTTCTcaaaccaactttttttttgtcaaatacacAATCATACATAGTACAGTGGGCTGTTAAAGACATAGTTACCATCTCCTTTGACTGTGTATAGCCCaggtgcaataaaaaaataaaaacaatatgtacaaagtgtaaacttgaataaaaaaagtatgtaaatatatattcacataatatatacagtatatatatattgtactCTGTTTAGAATATACTCTGAAGTATTGAAGTGTCAGGGAGTGtcaataaatgtttatttctcaTACATGGAATAGCTTTTTCAAACAATACTAAAGCTTAATACGTTCTTGAAACCTTGTTCTGGGGCACcctgatagctcagttggtagagcaggcggcCATATGTCGCAGCAGGCCCCTGTTTGACTCTGACCagaggccctttgctgcatgtcattccccctctctctcccctttaatgtcttcaaactgtcctgtcaaataaaggccttaaaatgccccaaaaatatctttagTAAAACTGTCATTAAAAGATATAAAGATATAGATagaaataattgtatttattatgcCTCTGAATATAAGTAATGTCTTTGACTGTGCAGGCCTGTTTTGGTCAGCGCAATAGAGCTTTAGTCTATGTCATTATTGTGATTTGTCCACAGCGGGCTCATAAGTACCTGGTGAGCAAAGGACAGTCCAGCTCCAATCTGGGGCTCTTTAAGAGTCAGCTGCATTTGATCTGGTTCCAGCTCTACCACAGACAGCGCAACACAGGGTGGGTGCCCAAGCATCCGCATTTCATCATGTCTAGTGTTAAACTCATCATTTTATCAGAGTGTCTACAGAAAGCAATAGAGATTTACTACTATTGTGTACAACGTTgcataatgtatatatatgtatatatatatatatatatatatatatatatatatatatatatatatatatatatatatatatatatatatatatatatatatatatatatatatattctttaatGTTGTATCTCAACTAAAACATTCCTCAGCCTGGACTCCAGTGGATTCGAACATGTGTTTGTTGGAGAGACTAAATCTGGAACAGAAATCATCGGATTTCATAACTGGATCCAGTTCTACCTGCAAGAAAAAAGCACACACTTGGACTACAAAGGATACAAGGCCAGAGAACGTGACATAGTAAGTATACAGGCATTTCTTTCCGCAGCAACATaacttgtctttgtctttattactttttgatgatatgatgtatttagtgatttaaaaaagaccCACATATCACACAGTCACGGAGGATAAAAACGTAATAAATTCTACAAACTTGTTTATTATAATATTGTGgtctttgatttgtttctgcttagttaaggtttttttgtttctgtgcgcAGCCCGATCAAGACGACCATGTTCTGAACCTCCAGTTCAGCTGGCACGGCACAGTGAAGCCCGTTGGCAGCGCCTTCATCGGGACCAGCCCGGAGTTTGAGATGGCGCTCTTCACCATCGTCTTCCTCATGAACACAGAGAGGAGCACCACAGTGCTGGTCAACATCGACCAGTGTCAGATGGAGCTGGTGGTCATCAGACACGGACGCTCCCTTGGGACTGCGTATCCCAAGCTGCTCAGCAGCAACAACCGACACGTTAGGCATTCCTCACACTGATGTGGGGATCCTATGATACCAAGTGATACTCAGGTCCTTATAATGTTCATGTTTAAGAATCTGCTGCACAAATGTACTGGGGTTTGGTTAAAACAGACCTACTTAGTGTAGTGCAGGACATAGATGTGTACGTTTTATCAAGACCTTTGTAAATAATCATTTGTCATAAAAAGCTATTTCAATATAATTGATTAATGCATTTTTAAGTCAATTATTGAAGGGTTTATTAAATGTTCTCAGCAAATAAAATGACTCCCATATATcttttgtaatacattttaataatccaTTTTAAGCAGTGATTTATGGAATCAAGCTGTAACTAATGTGGAAGAAATACTTTAATTCAAGTCCTTTTCTTCAGTAAAAGTGGCAATAACATAATTAAGTACTTCCttatgttaaattattgtaCATAATTGGCCCTAAAAAGCGTCTCAGGTATCAAAGTATTAATTGTGAGGAATGATTAAGTATTACATTATTGATGTATTAACATATAAGTGATATTTTAATGCTGTAGCTTGTCTATATAGTatgtacaaaacacatttctttgttagAAAGTTCCAATGAAAACTGTTGACAGGCCGTAGATTACTGCTGTAGAGCTGCTTTTGAGGAAAGTTTAAGTCATAAGTCTTCATAAGCAATCTGAATATTCAGGTCTCCAAATGCTGGCCACTACctgaacattttacttttaatggaGACCAAGtcacttaagtacagtaaattaaaatatatcagGTATGAGACCATGCACGGCCTGCCTGTCTCTATCCTATTTATCTTCCTTTTTCTGGGATTGTATATGGTAAGAACTTGaggctttaaaaatattttgctttaaatttTAGAGAAtcaaaaagtatcaaaaaatgtatcagaaaGTGAGTCATGTCTCACAGCGGTCAAGTAACACCCGATGTCCTCATTTTTGGGACTGAAGTCTGATGCTGTCTCGAGTCTGCAGCTCTGATTCTGAGTCTCTGGAGACAGTTCATGCCTGCTGCAACCTTCCTTTCTTGGACTGGCAGCAGAAGTTTCAGCAGTGGATATCTCGATATCTggacaaaaaagaacaaatcttgttttatttaatttagttttaatttttttgtattttaaaattggGTGAACTGGCCCTTTCTGGCTATTTTCAGGACTAAAAAGACTACATTCACACAAAATTACAacacacaggtaaaaaaaacaatacttaaaaATCACAGTAAATGTAACCTAAGACTTACCTCAGCCTATGTAGGACATCTGTTGTGCAAtgaatatcaatatcaatatcaatatcaatatcaatatcaatatcaatatcaatatcaatatcaatatcaatatcaatatgaaCTCATCGCTGTGCGCGATGAGTTCATATTGATCTTCACATACACTCGGAAGATAATCGCCATTACAAACATATCTACAAGCAAACACAATTATGTCTCCAGCACCACAAAATTACGAGAAACGGAACAGTTCTTTTGGTTCCGTCCGCACGGACGTTTTACAGTGCAACACACGAGAGGAAAGCATGTTAAAGCGACTTCCGACGCCGTGTGTCAACACTGACAGAATGAGCAGAGTTTTATGTGTTTACTGTTAAacgtttgaaataaaaatggagatacttggaggaGAGTTTTGTGACATGACGCCTCAGGAGCTGGCAGCTCCTGTCAACACTGTAGCGGTGAGTTTGGaggaaataaaaactgaaagttTCCCACCACGAGAGCAGAGAAGCTAACATGGTGGCTAGCAGCACAGAGAAACATAACACATCTTTAGCTTCATCGTGGAGGGCAATATGTGAACCTAAACTACAGCCGCTGTCTCACTAGTGttacatgtatttacattttgtgtgtcaGGTTGCAGCTGGATAACGTTTTGACTACTCATTGCCTTAAATTAAAGTTGCAGAGTAAAAGGTGgttcatgtttattgttctCACTGCTACAGAGTCCAATAAAAcctgatgtgttgtttttttcaggataAATGGAAACTGTTACCAGCCTTCCTGAAGGTAACAGGAAACACGTATTAATCCACCTGCTGTGTATCCCAAACATTTTACTGAACTTTAGCCTGCATCTATTCTATACACTCTGTCACCATATATGTCATTTTATAGTAATGATTTATACTGCGTTGTTGTAAAACGATGACATTCTATTCTTTCATTTAGGGCTGGGTGATGTTGCTAAAATCTTTTATCCCAATATAGTTAATTTTATATCTTGATAAATATATATCACAATATAGCATGTTTTCTGGTTTAATAAATAAGTAGTCTATATGGAATAACCACATGTTAAAGCCTATTTATTATATAACCACGTGGGAATACTTGACAAATGAAAGTACTGagtattttctcatttaattaAGAACTTTAGtggtaaattaaattaacatgCATGGCTCCGAACCTTGCGTCTTACAAATTTCGTAAATATTGCCATTATGCAGTTTTGCTGCTGGTTTTTCAACATCCTGATAGGAACAATATGAACAAATATACAtgatatgacatttttatattgttttaacgGCATTAATCCTCATTACGCCCAGACCTACTTTCATCTAGTTAATTAAAGGCTTCACGATAATGCAAAAATCGCTCTAGAATCTGCTCATTGGTTTGTAACCTTGCATACGATAGCCTTATACACCCCGGAACTATTAAAGGGATAGATACTAAGGTAAACAGTGTGCAAGCATGTGAGTACTGACGTTGGGTCTGGACATATGTATGTTGTTATACTATTTACCGACAGTTGTAATAATTTGCAATTGAAACacttttacttcctgttttttatCTGGTCACAAAAAATCTTCTGTTGATCAACTTATTGTTTTAgcactacatacagtacatcacaaactgtattttattcTTTAGCTTCCCTGTCATTTTGACcatttttcaatgtgttttcaaggtgAAAGGATTGGTAAAGCAGCACATTGACTCCTTCAACTATTTCATCAATGTGGAGGTAAAACACGCTCCTAACATAAGTGTGTGTTAAAgttgttaaagttttttatgTACGTCTTTATGTAaatatgtctatttttttccagattaagaaaataatgaaagcaAACGAGAAGATCACAAGTGATGCTGATCCAATGTGGTACCTCAAGTATGTCACATGAACCATCATCATTGGCAATAAACAACAGTAATCTAACTCTGATGTAtgctgcatgtacagtatgttgtccaatgacatacagtacatgaagcAGCTTCTATATGTtgttttgagttaaaaatatttttgttttttattttcagatacCTGAATATTTACGTTGGCATGCCTGATGTTGAAGAAAGCTTCAACGTAACCAGACCAGTGTCTCCTCATGAGGTTAACTCAGTTTGTTGcgtaataaagaaaatattacaaacCATTGTTGGCAGTAAACTTTGTGGAGCTGTAGCTCAGCATGTTTTTTAATAGAgacaattgttttgtttttacaagtgACAATTTGTCAATTAACACAAAATTAATCGCCAACAATTTTCTTaaattaagaattaaaaaatcctaatactttCTGGCtgcagcttttcaaatgtgagcatttttttacatgattattaattaaatattaggTTTTTGACAGTTGAtcggacaaaaaaaaagcagtgtgttG contains:
- the endouc gene encoding poly(U)-specific endoribonuclease-C, producing MPARFCGVLVLLNVFLSGLNASRPAVNQELSNIFNELWTLDVNRMTPVTDYTISVQGRAGFVNQGSNVVQDHASQPLFSNVNENKLKNMTTVSRFMKLLDNYERSIGVSERVTAEEQTEINLFLDAVLETDVMKRAHKYLVSKGQSSSNLGLFKSQLHLIWFQLYHRQRNTGLDSSGFEHVFVGETKSGTEIIGFHNWIQFYLQEKSTHLDYKGYKARERDIPDQDDHVLNLQFSWHGTVKPVGSAFIGTSPEFEMALFTIVFLMNTERSTTVLVNIDQCQMELVVIRHGRSLGTAYPKLLSSNNRHVRHSSH